A window of Haliscomenobacter hydrossis DSM 1100 contains these coding sequences:
- the purB gene encoding adenylosuccinate lyase — protein MLTAISPIDGRYADKTAALSNYFSEYALIRYRVLVEVQYFIALVRHPLPQLAGFPEEKITELIRISNQMSLEDAQRIKDIERITNHDVKAVEYFLKEKFDQLGLQRFKEFIHFGLTSQDINNTAIPLSLRHALEQVYYPALVSLRQELATLAESWAHIAMLARTHGQPASPTRLGKEFQVFVARITQQLELLQAVPHSAKFGGATGNFNAHFVAYPQVDWHQFAWDFLREDLGLQRSEPTTQIEHYDNLAAQCQGLMRINTILIDLCRDIWTYISMEYFKQKVVAGEIGSSAMPHKVNPIDFENAEGNLGLANAVFAHLAEKLPISRLQRDLTDSTVLRNLGVPFAHTLIAFQSIRKGLSKLLLNEAQLRQDLEDNWMVVAEGIQTVLRREAYPEPYEALKALTRGKAKVTAEDMQAFIESLDVAEAIKVELRGITPWGYTGG, from the coding sequence ATGTTGACCGCAATCTCTCCCATCGACGGCCGTTATGCCGATAAAACTGCTGCCCTGAGCAACTACTTCTCTGAATATGCCCTGATCCGCTACCGTGTATTGGTGGAGGTTCAATATTTCATTGCCCTGGTGCGACATCCCTTGCCCCAGTTGGCGGGTTTTCCAGAGGAAAAAATCACCGAGTTGATCCGCATCAGCAACCAGATGAGCCTGGAAGATGCCCAACGCATCAAGGACATCGAACGCATCACCAACCACGATGTGAAAGCCGTGGAGTATTTTTTAAAGGAAAAATTTGACCAGTTGGGATTGCAGCGCTTTAAGGAGTTCATCCATTTTGGCTTGACCTCGCAAGACATCAACAACACGGCCATTCCGCTTTCGCTGCGGCATGCCCTGGAACAAGTGTATTACCCGGCGCTGGTCAGCTTGCGACAGGAGTTGGCGACGCTGGCCGAATCCTGGGCGCATATTGCCATGTTGGCCCGCACCCATGGGCAACCGGCCTCTCCTACCCGCCTGGGCAAAGAGTTTCAGGTGTTTGTGGCGCGGATTACCCAACAATTGGAGCTGTTGCAGGCGGTTCCACACAGCGCCAAATTTGGTGGCGCAACAGGTAATTTTAATGCCCATTTCGTCGCCTACCCGCAGGTCGATTGGCACCAATTCGCCTGGGATTTTCTACGCGAAGACCTCGGTCTGCAGCGCTCGGAACCCACCACCCAAATCGAACACTACGACAACCTGGCCGCGCAATGCCAAGGTCTGATGCGCATCAACACCATCTTGATCGACTTGTGCCGCGACATCTGGACCTACATCTCCATGGAGTACTTCAAGCAAAAAGTAGTGGCGGGAGAGATTGGTTCATCGGCCATGCCACACAAGGTCAATCCAATTGATTTTGAAAATGCAGAAGGCAACCTGGGCCTGGCCAACGCCGTATTCGCCCACCTTGCCGAAAAACTCCCCATTTCACGCTTACAAAGGGACTTGACCGACAGCACCGTGCTGCGCAACCTCGGCGTTCCCTTTGCGCATACCCTGATCGCTTTTCAATCCATCCGCAAAGGTTTGAGCAAACTCCTGCTCAACGAAGCGCAACTGCGCCAGGATCTGGAAGACAACTGGATGGTGGTAGCCGAGGGCATTCAAACCGTCTTGCGTAGGGAGGCTTATCCAGAGCCGTATGAGGCCCTGAAGGC